CAGAAAACTCACCTGCTTAGAGGCCCAACTGGCTCAGCTTAGACCTTTACACACACCCAGAATCTCTCTTCTCtaaaaagatgtttctttccAAGGGGACAGGCCTCACAGCAGTTGTCATTTCCAACTAGGGTACTTTTCGGTGCtttccttactttaaaaaaaaaattattttatttattgcttatttttaaggTGTTACCATTTATCTACACCCCTCTTTCTATCAGTGTTTTAGATATTCTAGATTTAATATTTGACTAGGAACCTGTtcctagaaatatttttccaagcaGGACCTAAAATTaagatgcctttttttaaatacctgcttCACATGCAGGACAAGAGGCTGAAAACGgtgccaaggcagcaggaaatgcaATGAAATCTGGTTTTACATGAGTGGTGGAAATCTCATGAGAGTAATAATCCCTACAGAATTGCTGAGATTTCATGATATAATTTGGTATCCTCTTGTCACCATCGAACCTGAACTTCTAGGTTTGGCCTTAACCTCAGTCTCTGACTTGGCCAAATATATGTCTGGATGGGAACATGGGAACACCACCTTCTCTCATCCTCTTTCAGGCTAGTCCTGGACAGATTTATATACCTTGTTTTGTCTGCACAGACCCACGTGTGCATGGGTTCATTTCTGTGCTGTAGAACTGTTCCATCCTGAGCTTAAAGAACAGGATAAGCAAAGCTCCCCCAAGCTTCggtttccatttccattttctctgatGACTGTAAGTAGATTTAGGCAGAAAGCTTTGACAAAGTTACACGCTCTCTGCTGTGGCTGGGCGTGTGCAGAGCAGTGGAGAAACCCCTCATTTACTCTAGAcactaaaaagcaaacaaaagctgctATGGAAGTCCTCCAAATACTCAAGTGGAACTTTAATAGTACAAAGGCCCTCTGCCAGCTTGCTTAGAGAGGACCTGCTAAGAGACGCTGTGGGTGGTGATTAGGCACAACTGGGACTGCCTGATAAACACTTAACAACGGGAATCCCCTCTCTGTTCTATCCCATGGAGAAGGGAGGGAGCAAAGGAATTTAATTCCCTCTTTCACACCAGATATATGTTTATTTTCCGGTTTCCCTGTTTCAGTTAAGACTGTGCTCTAAAGTTCTCTGACTGTAGACACAGCTCCCCAAAATTTACTAATGCCAACAGTTGAGGTTTCTTAGTCATAAATGATTTTAATTTAGTTAGGAAggagtttcattttctttgtccctGGCAAAGGTCTGCACTGTTTCAACAGTTCCCACAGACACGCTTATCTCAGGCTGTGTCTCTGTTTGCATCAAATGATGTATCTGCAATCATTTGAAGGGACTGTTCCTGACCAGGACTTGTTAAGACTGAGAATAGGTTGGACTTTCTGTTAAAATCCTTAAGGAAGAGAGTTTCTTGCACTCTGCAGAGTGAGTACAGTGTTTTGGGAGGAAGTCATGTGGAATCACTCAGGATTTTAGCCACACCGGAAATGTTAATGTTtaagagagaaacagaagcaaacaGATAACTGGGTTTGTTAGGTGATTCATTGCTGCTTGCTCTATACATGGCAAATGACTGTGTGTTTCAAAATTCATTCTGGAACAgagatttccatttaaaaagtagCCCATTAGCCTTTGATTTTCCTGAATAAAGCATTCCTTTGGGGATTATCCATCCATCTCACCACTGGGTGGGCCTAGCTGGAATAACTGAGAATTTCTGCTCATTAGGGCTCTCTGAATGTACACCTTCtccaaaaacattttcaaatgcttgCCAGAGCAATTAGTTCTTTTTCCCCCATGAAAGGATTTTGCTGGTGAAAAGAGGCTAGCAGGAGATGAAGGGTGGCTAATTATCTACAGATTGGATACAACCCAGACACCAACAGTCCAAATTGCCCTTCTTCCCACAGTCTGCCCTGTCCTGGCTTGAGTTCGCTCTCATTAACCTTTTAAACAAGGCTGCTAGGGAGGATCCCTCTTCATTCCATGTGCACCTCTGTTGGGCTTTTGGGTTTGagggttttggggagggagaggagtgATAAGAGCATCTGTTAAACAATTTCACTGCTAACAGGATTTAGCGTTACTGTGAGCTGGCAAGGGCAAAGAACTACTAGGTATGATGAGCCAGTGCCTCTGTGGGCAATACTGAAGTATTTACAAAGGGCAGTTAGTTAGCAGAACTCCTGTTGGAAGTCGTAAGCCTAATTTATACTCTGAACCTTCAGAAATTATGCTTCCTTCCTCTCACAGAAGAGCCTTGTCAGTAGTCCTTTCTTTACTGTCTGATCTACCATGAAAGAACTGATCAGTTTTACTCAttgttttccatctctgcttcctGAAGTTAGGCTTTGTAATTCATATTTAGGTGTCGAAATAAAAGTGATCTATTTGGGAGATTGCTGAGCACATGCAAATTCTATTAAAATGAATGTGAATGGCAGATATATATTCTATAGATAAATAGATAATGGAACATATGTCTTACTGAAGTTGATGAAGATTTCTTGAATAGAATTTAGCAATAGTAATAAAAGTTTGGGCTCTGTATTCATGATGTTGAACTCCTAATATACACAAAAGCCTCTAATTCCTACCACCTTCATCAAGAGCTGAATACTGAATATGCTTAGTGCCTCATTGGATATGAAATTACAAAGTTCCAGAAAGCCTGTAATATTGACAGGAATGCCAGTTTTTATAAACCAAGCATACTGGCAATAACTGCAGCAGTGGTCTCCCTTTCTGGTTGGGTTACACGCCAGCACAGATTACAAAGAGTGGAGGATTAGCTGAAAATAGTGAGCTGATCTTCTTTTCAAGCCTCACAGTATTGTATTCAGTTTTATACTCCCAGTCATGCCTGTCTGAGTAGGAGTGGTGATGGACTGAACAAATGTGTGATGAGCAAAACAATAATATAAACCCATTGCTGCTCTACAAGTGAGCAATGAGATTTCACCTCATTTTCAGTTACATTGGTTATTTGTAACAAATTGCTTCTTCAAAGTAACTTTGCCTTTGACTATCTGGAGATCTACATGGCAGAAAAACCTGTCAGGCTTCACCAAACAGAGTTAGTGAGAACTCCCATCCATGGAGACACTGAAAACAGAATTGGAAAAAGCCCTAAAAGAACACCTTGGGGGACAGCAGTACACTTGCAGTAGTTATGATTAGCCTGCTGAATTCTATAATGCTCTTACCGTGCCCATCACAATTTTATTCACAATAAAAGTGCGGGTTTCTGTCACACTGGTTTAGTACAATAGAATATAGACAAACTTTTCAATATCAGTATATTTTGGCTGTTCTCTTATTTTCAACCAATTTGCTTTGACCTCTCTCCGCTCCACGTTACTGCTTACCTGTAATACGTTACTGACACAGTGGAAATTTCTCCTGCCCCTGCTACATTTCCTGGCAGTCAAGAGAGGTTTCTGCCTGTACACTGAGAGACAGCCACACATTAAAACAAAGTTCCGAGTAGCCAATAGTGCTGCATGACTGTTTGCTCTGTCTGCTCCCTGTTCTCAGTTTTCTAATCATCTCACACCTCTTGGTTTTGACGGCAGGATGACACTGACAGCATATGCTGCCAAGAGCAGATAAACCGTTCAATCTACTGGGCAGATGGCTTCGTTTTTGTTTACTCCATCACAGACTACGAGAGCTACCGAGTCATCCGTCCCCTGCACCAGCACATACGCAAGATTCACCCAAACGCTAACATCCCCCTGCTTCTGATGGCAAACAAAGGAGACCTCCTGCGAGCCAGGCAGGTGTCCTCCAAAGAAGGACTCCAGCTGGCCAGTGAACTGGGAGGTACTTACTATGAAGTCTCAGCCCGGGAGAACTGTGAGGGAGTGCACGAAGCCTTCCAGCAGCTTTGCCAGGAGGTCAGCAGGATAATCGGGAGCTGCAATGGAGAGAAACGAAGAGGCCTCCACCTTGTCCGACCCAAGTCTCCAAACATGCAGGACTTAAAGAGACGTTTGAAACAGGCTCTGACTTCCAAAGGGAAATCTGCCACTACACTTTGATGTAGCCAACAGAAATTGTTTTCCACAGCcctgaaaaaaaggcaagaaaataagctggCAATAAGGGGCATCGCTGAAATCGTGTGAGAGGctctttcattttgtctttacatcttccttaaaaatcctGTGCTCATTCAGCAAAGGAACTTGCAGAATTTGCTCTTTGGGGCAAGAATTTAGAAACTGTGATTTAAGAAATAGATTGTcccaaattatttccttcttgaaagGGACACAGTCAAATAGTTTAGGCTtaaaaatgtagattttattaataaaaataattaaatcctaCTTTTAAGAAAAGCGGCTTCTCTTGGTAATGGTTGTATACCCAAACATAGGCAATAAGCTACAGCAAAACGTGAGGAGAGTAACGTGAGCTATACTGAGCAAGTAAAATTTACCACATTTGCTTAGTCACAAGActggaaaataaaggcaaaaagtaaatgATGAGCATAAACAGTGAAAAGTAGTAATTGAAAGCTTTTAAATTGCAGTTTAGAAAGCATTCTTAGCAACTTGCTGAGAGATTTGTTCATATGCAAGCTTTAGCCTTACGGTATCTCtttaaaggaagatttttctattttttgagactatttttctttaaaagcatattGGCCGTTTCTGAAATGGACAAAATACATACTTGTAGCAGCATTTTGTAGTCAGTTTCTCAATGGCGTACTTCTATTTTTTCTGTAGGTTTCCTACGTGTCAATGAGAGAGGGACAAGTAGAGCAGCGTGGTTTAAAACCTGCAAAAAACTGGACTGTATTAATCAAGAGCAAGGAGGTGACCTAAaactgtttaactttttttttttccaaactagtTAGATTTCAAGTTCaagatgctgttttaaaaaaacaagaccTTCACATAAAGTATATTTAAttcattagatttattttttttttaagaagaaaatgttttatgatgCCTGAAATGTCCAGCTTCAGGAATTcgtaattttgttatttgccttaaGACCAGACTTTACTCAATACCTCGCAATGCATCCAAATCACCAGTCTATCAGTACATATTTCACTGGCAGCATCTCACTGCACTGTGTCTCAGCATGTACAGAGGGATTTGAAGCTGTATCCCGTGAGCTGGCCTGTTTTATGGTTGTAATAACAACAATGTGAAGCATCCATCATCCTATTCTCAGTGAGAGTGGAAAGAAACTGGGTTGGACCACGTAAAAGTCATGATGCAACaatcttttctttaaacagaCCATATGAGCAATTCACAGGACCATGAAATGAACTAAAGCTCAATGATTTACACTcaggaacacagaaaggaaaacccTAGTTTGATGGATACAGAAAAATACTGCCAGCTGTGGTTTCAGCTGGCAATACTGAGCTAAATCAACCTTTTCCTCATTATGAGCAGCAGAAATGTAAATTAAGTCTGATGTGTATTTATGTAGCTCAGGGCtcgaaaatgtattttatatttttcttgtcCCTCTATTAGACAACTCTAGTCATGATTTTCCTTATCACCTGGATTTGCCTATCTACAGTTcactttctgttttatttattgttttccaCAGCTGGTCATCTGACAATGTCTTGTGTTCTGAttagtttaaaattcttttattcacACAAAAGAACtgcaccttttttaaaaattagtttcaaGTGTTagtaggaggggaaaaggaaaggtagATCATCCAAACAGGGACTCAAACAATATCAGAGGATTTCtactttagaatcatagaattgttaggattggaagggaccttaaagatcatctagttccaacccccctgccctgggcagggacacctcccaccagcccaggttgctccaagccccgtccaacctggccttgaacccctccagggatggggcagccgcagcttctctgggcaacctgggccaggggctcaccgccctcgtggtgaagaacttcttcctaacgtccagtcttcTTATGATTAATTAATAATGTATGTGATTAATTTGATGTTTGAGCAGTGCCATTATTCATTGAAGGCACTCTGGTATGACGTTTATTCGCacagaatttcagtattttaaattactaATAGCATAGCTCAAATATCCAATCTATAGATTCAATAACATGAAGTAGAGCAAAAAGTTTGCAAGACACACACAAACTGAAAATTGTTTACATTGGAAAAATGATCACCAATTTTGAAtagcaattaaatattttactatcCCAGTACTGTATATAACAAGGGCTAAAATTGCTGAAGACAATTTGCTGACAACATTTGTTTTCATAAGAGCCTAAGACAATTAGGTGCTCTGGCTTGTTAAATTTCTTTGTAACTTACTCTTTCAGCTCTAATCCTTTCTTATTTGGGAAGACAGTTCAACAAATCTCAAACCTGTCAATGTTCTATTTTCAATAGTGATTAATAAAAACATGCAAGGTCTTTCCCGAGTAGTGTACAAAATGGCTCTTTTACGTCTCACGTCTTTAAATGTTCCTTGTTTATACTagactaaaaatatattttttcccttcttataACCAAATACCCTGCTTTGGAAGTATACACAAGTATTGCTACTTTTGTACTCCTACATAATAAGTATTCCCACATTCCTGCAGcactggtggggaaaaaagtacattttagcTAAGGccaaaaaatattgaaacatttaAGTCTTCTCCTAAATACTAACATGTGGCAAACATTTATTCTGCTACAGAAACTTGAGTATAGTATTTCCTTTGTTCATTGACCAGCAATACAAATCCTGTAATAGCTTTGATACTGGTTTTAAGCCAGAACATACCGTCTACAGAAGACAATAGAGCTCAGCATTTTGATTAGCAGTGCAGTACTTCTGCACCAGAACACACCGCTGTGCCACTGAAGCTAAGCAAGGCTGAGGAAGCAGGGAAAAGAGAACACTGTAGAATTAAGTGCCTAAAAGTAATCATGCAAAATATCAAAAATTAGTCATGTAGAACCTGATCCTGAATTAGAATCTTTAGGCGGCCAGGGAAAAACATGTATTCTACTGAAGGTTTAAAATGAAGCCTCTAGAGAGAAGGTACTTGACACAAAGtcaagagaggaaaggaaaaaaaaaagatttgagagTGAAGGGGGTTTTGGATATCAAGGCAAATTCTCTTCTTAGTTATACTGCTTAAGTCCAGATTAACTCCATTGGAAGCAATAGCAACAAGCtgtaaaattcacttttttccatccttcttcaTTCTCCTGAGCGGTTTAAATCTTGTGCACCATCTGGTTTTCAAGATGGTTTACAGCTGGGTTTATTTGGGCACAAAGCAGTTGAGTGATTTGCCCCAAGGTTACACAGCTGAGCAAGTACTTGAGAGGAACTAAAAAACTCTGTCCTTTGTAATTAATTCCCAACTCTTCACAACAACTACCAGACCATACCACCTCCCTCAAGGTATGAACAAAGCACAGTGAGTTGTATTACACAAGAATGTAATTAGAAGttggaaaaaattacttaaattacAAGCTATGTTAGGAACTGACTGAGCAAAGTATTACTGACGTGCACAATTACAGTAATACTAAGACTGGCTTATGAGTTATTGAAGATATTTGTAAATggttattttctgcagtatttctgtCAGTTGCATTTCTCACACATTTCCAGTGGTTCCCTGTGGAAATACAGTGTGACTGGGGAGATGAGAAAATCAGGCTCCATTTTTAACTTTTCCTATGACTTGCTTGATGATCTTGGACAGATGTCTTAATCAAAATTACTGTGTCTGTAAATAAGAGGAAGGATACTGACACATATTTGCCATGCACTTTAGCATCCACAGGAGGGAATCAACAATGAGAAATAAAGGAATTGTCCGCGTTTGCAGTAGGGATGGCCTAAATCTTAACATCTGAATTCATATCTTGATTCCAGATTCCTTAAACTCGAAGTTGCTTGGATCCCGCCTTTACATTTGAAACATAG
The sequence above is drawn from the Rissa tridactyla isolate bRisTri1 chromosome 9, bRisTri1.patW.cur.20221130, whole genome shotgun sequence genome and encodes:
- the LOC128915265 gene encoding ras-like protein family member 11A-like; this translates as MRLISQDTMSQYSTNFLLLPIPEYPVLDCVPNKIIKLVVLGGSSVGKTALVVRFLTKRFIGDYEANTGALYSRKFTIDGEQISLQVQDTPFVSLEDDTDSICCQEQINRSIYWADGFVFVYSITDYESYRVIRPLHQHIRKIHPNANIPLLLMANKGDLLRARQVSSKEGLQLASELGGTYYEVSARENCEGVHEAFQQLCQEVSRIIGSCNGEKRRGLHLVRPKSPNMQDLKRRLKQALTSKGKSATTL